From Medicago truncatula cultivar Jemalong A17 chromosome 7, MtrunA17r5.0-ANR, whole genome shotgun sequence, a single genomic window includes:
- the LOC25498595 gene encoding protein SRG1, with the protein MSLNGGDVVVSTQMEEAPTFAPCLPVPNIQETVRKNPLKVPERYVRSEEEIEKVLYMPHFSSQVPVIDFGLLSHGNKNELLKLDIACKEWGFFQIVNHGMEIDLMQRLKDVVAEFFDLSIEEKDKYAMPPDDIQGYGHTSVVSEKQILDWCDQLILLVYPTRFRKPQFWPETPEKLKDTIEAYSSEIKRVGEELINSLSLIFGLEEHVLLGLHKEVLQGLRVNYYPPCNTPEQVIGLTPHSDASTVTIVMQDDDVTGLEVRYKGNWVPINPIPNALVVNLGDVIEVLSNGKYKSVEHRAMTNKNKRRTSFVSFLFPRDDAELGPFDHMIDDQNPKMYKEITYGEYLRHTLNRKLEGKTQTDATKIKECGI; encoded by the exons ATGAGTCTCAATGGAGGTGATGTGGTAGTAAGTACTCAGATGGAGGAAGCACCCACTTTTGCTCCTTGCTTACCTGTACCTAATATTCAAGAAACTGTGAGGAAGAATCCTTTGAAGGTTCCTGAAAGATATGTTCGGAgtgaagaagaaattgaaaaagttcTTTATATGCCTCACTTTTCATCTCAGGTCCCAGTCATTGATTTTGGACTACTCTCACATGGGAACAAGAATGAGCTATTGAAATTGGACATAGCATGCAAGGAGTGGGGTTTCTTTCAG ATAGTGAACCATGGCATGGAAATAGACCTGATGCAGAGATTGAAGGATGTAGTAGCAGAGTTTTTTGATTTATCAATAGAAGAGAAGGACAAGTATGCAATGCCGCCAGATGATATACAAGGATATGGGCATACTTCTGTTGTTTCCGAGAAACAGATACTTGACTGGTGTGATCAACTGATTTTACTCGTTTACCCCACTCGGTTCAGGAAGCCTCAATTTTGGCCTGAAACCCCTGAGAAATTGAA AGATACAATCGAGGCATATTCAAGCGAAATTAAACGAGTTGGTGAGGAACTTATCAATTCTCTGTCATTAATTTTCGGGTTGGAAGAACACGTTCTTCTTGGACTACATAAAGAAGTACTTCAAGGTTTACGTGTGAACTATTATCCTCCTTGTAACACACCAGAGCAAGTAATTGGGTTGACTCCACACTCTGATGCAAGCACAGTTACAATAGTTATGCAAGACGATGATGTAACTGGGTTAGAAGTTCGATACAAAGGAAATTGGGTACCAATTAATCCAATACCAAATGCTTTAGTGGTCAATCTTGGAGATGTAATAGAG GTACTGAGTAATGGAAAATACAAGAGTGTGGAGCATAGAGCTATGACAAATAAGAACAAGAGAAGGACTTCTTTTGTATCATTTTTGTTCCCCCGGGATGATGCTGAACTTGGGCCCTTTGATCATATGATAGATGATCAAAATCCCAAGATGTACAAGGAAATCACTTATGGAGAGTATTTGAGGCACACCTTGAATAGGAAATTGGAAGGAAAAACACAGACCGATGCGACGAAGATAAAGGAATGTGGGATTTAA